The sequence CGAGGCCTTACTCGCTTCCAGGCAACTGGTCGTCTTCAAAGAATTCGCATTCCTCGTGCTCGAACGTCAGCAGCCCGGCACGCGGGCTGCGCGGGTTGGTGCACACGCCCCAATCCGCACCCTCCTTGCCTTCGAGCGGCACATAATGCAGGCAGCCGCAGGAACAGTCGGCGGAGTTGCGCCGCCGGATCCCGTAAGGCACAAAATCCGTCGGCAGGTGTATGCAGACCAAATGAAGCCGGTCGTGCAGCGAAAGGTCCGGCGGAATGTGAATATCGCTCTCGGTTTGCGCCGCTTGAATTTCTTCCAGGCGATGCTCCTCGTAGGTGCTATGAGAGGCGAGCGGGACGAAGGGGGAAAGGCTCTCATCATAGGCCTGGTTCAGGCGCAGTAGCACGGACGCTTCGAGCGTCGCGCTGACCATACCGCGCTCGTGACTTGCGCCGAAGCGTATTTCGTAACGGCCGTCTCGCAGTCTCGCCCTGAGAACGGAGCCGACATCGCCGCGCCGCAATTTCTGCTCAGGCAGTTCTTCGAGCAGGGCGACCAGGTCATGTGTCTTGAGTTTCATGGCCAAATTTCTCCTCGATATTACGGCGCCGAGCTTTGCGCAGTTGT comes from Acidobacteriota bacterium and encodes:
- a CDS encoding DUF4926 domain-containing protein, whose protein sequence is MKLKTHDLVALLEELPEQKLRRGDVGSVLRARLRDGRYEIRFGASHERGMVSATLEASVLLRLNQAYDESLSPFVPLASHSTYEEHRLEEIQAAQTESDIHIPPDLSLHDRLHLVCIHLPTDFVPYGIRRRNSADCSCGCLHYVPLEGKEGADWGVCTNPRSPRAGLLTFEHEECEFFEDDQLPGSE